The following coding sequences are from one Lolium rigidum isolate FL_2022 chromosome 6, APGP_CSIRO_Lrig_0.1, whole genome shotgun sequence window:
- the LOC124666765 gene encoding UDP-glycosyltransferase 73C12-like: MATLSELHFVLVPLAAQGHIIPMVDVARLLATRGPRVTIVTTPVNAARNRTTVDGAWRAGLPIELVELPLPGRRHGLPEGMEAIDQLTGHEPGMYIKFFHALWDLAGPLEEYIRALPRRPVCLVADASSPWTAPVCDRLGIPRLVIHFPSAYFQLAVHCLTAHGVYDRVDEMEPFEVPGFPVHAVGSKATVRGFFQYPGLEKEHQDALDAEATADGLLFNTFRGIEGTFLDAYAAALGKTTWAVGPTCASSSMVDDVDSKAGRGKPADVDAGHIVSWLDARQQASVLYVSFGSITQLTAKQLAELARGLEASGRPFVWAIKEAKTDAAVRALLDDEGFEARVKDRGLLVRGWAPQVTILSHPAVGGFLTHCGWNGTLEALSLGVPALTWPTIADQFCSEMLLVDVLGVGVRSGVKIPAMYLPKETEGVQVTSGDVEKAIAELMGDEPEAAARRTKAKEIAAEARAAMVEGGSSHSDLTDLISYVSELSRKRGHENSTALPSAAAEL, translated from the coding sequence ATGGCGACGTTGTCGGAGCTGCATTTCGTGCTGGTGCCGCTGGCAGCGCAGGGCCACATCATCCCGATGGTGGACGTGGCGCGGCTCCTCGCCACACGTGGCCCGAGGGTCACCATCGTCACCACGCCCGTCAACGCCGCGCGCAACAGGACCACCGTCGACGGCGCCTGGAGGGCGGGCCTCCCCATCGAGCTCGTCGAGCTCCCGCTCCCCGGCAGGCGGCACGGCCTGCCCGAGGGGATGGAGGCCATCGACCAGCTGACAGGGCACGAACCGGGCATGTACATCAAGTTCTTCCACGCCCTCTGGGACCTGGCCGGGCCGCTGGAGGAGTACATCCGAGCGCTTCCTCGCCGGCCAGTGTGCCTTGTCGCCGACGCGTCCAGCCCGTGGACGGCGCCGGTGTGCGACCGTCTCGGCATCCCGAGGCTCGTGATCCACTTCCCGTCGGCTTACTTCCAGCTAGCCGTGCACTGCCTGACCGCGCACGGCGTGTACGATCGCGTCGACGAGATGGAGCCGTTCGAGGTGCCGGGCTTCCCGGTGCACGCCGTCGGGAGCAAGGCCACGGTTCGAGGCTTCTTCCAGTACCCCGGACTCGAAAAGGAGCACCAAGACGCGCTCGACGCCGAAGCCACCGCCGACGGCCTGCTCTTCAACACGTTCCGCGGCATCGAGGGCACCTTCCTCGACGCGTACGCGGCGGCGCTCGGTAAGACGACGTGGGCCGTCGGGCCGACCTGCGCCTCGAGCAGCATGGTCGACGATGTGGATTCCAAGGCCGGTCGCGGCAAACCCGCGGACGTCGACGCCGGGCACATCGTCTCGTGGCTCGACGCCCGGCAGCAGGCGTCCGTCCTGTACGTCAGCTTCGGCAGCATCACGCAGCTGACGGCGAAGCAGCTCGCCGAGCTCGCACGCGGCCTCGAGGCGTCGGGACGGCCGTTCGTCTGGGCCATCAAGGAGGCCAAGACCGACGCTGCCGTCAGGGCTCTGCTCGACGACGAGGGGTTCGAGGCGCGCGTCAAGGACAGGGGCCTCCTCGTGCGGGGGTGGGCGCCGCAGGTCACCATCCTCTCGCATCCGGCCGTGGGCGGCTTCCTCACGCACTGCGGCTGGAACGGCACGCTGGAGGCTCTCTCCCTCGGCGTGCCGGCGCTGACTTGGCCCACCATCGCCGACCAGTTCTGCAGCGAGATGCTGCTCGTGGACGTGCTCGGCGTCGGCGTCAGGTCCGGCGTCAAGATCCCCGCCATGTACCTCCCCAAGGAGACCGAGGGGGTTCAGGTAACGAGCGGCGACGTGGAGAAGGCGATCGCCGAGCTTATGGGCGATgagccggaggcggcggcgagaagGACCAAGGCCAAGGAGATCGCCGCCGAGGCGAGGGCGGCCATGGTGGAAGGCGGGTCGTCGCACTCCGACCTGACGGACTTGATCAGCTACGTCTCGGAGCTGTCGAGAAAGAGGGGACACGAGAACTCGACGGCGCTGCCTTCCGCGGCGGCAGAGCTCTGA